The proteins below come from a single bacterium genomic window:
- a CDS encoding glycosyltransferase family 39 protein: MPAWKPYNQPEKALLTAAAALAAGAILLPGVTAGVLICFLLYRLVRDKCAQLDSPWPLRLALAGFFIRLPVILYLAIKSAFTGGVVTLFGDSNLVFMVSYYAQQAFLGTFGPIQNSHLQPGFYGYSLVNWLFGALHYLFGYSPFLAMLANVLMSVLSGWLVFLITLRLTGRTEIASLALGLTIFMPSQILWSINLLKEPTITLSLTFILYLFVEMIARRHWWRLLPIVALCLPLGQMRPQTHLLALGTVGLGCVLFIPRRVWPGVSILAAGGMALAVKLGPSRIEQLIRQVQASIIGYQNGFISTGGSYYVAIPYRLSYLGQGGDGGPMTAVETVQTYVKSIYYYLASPILTRNLNLSKIVIAPQIILWLALLVFCFVPGALWLLRYRKRESGILLLFLAIFTSAMALFTGNEGAALRQRDVLTPIFFIPIAVGYYNLTGWCSRRKRPRAKVLDLDSTSNNQPVPET; this comes from the coding sequence GTGCCTGCCTGGAAACCATACAATCAGCCTGAGAAAGCCCTTCTGACGGCAGCCGCGGCCCTCGCCGCCGGTGCGATACTGCTGCCGGGCGTGACCGCCGGAGTGCTGATCTGCTTCCTCCTGTACCGTCTGGTCCGGGACAAGTGCGCTCAACTGGATTCGCCCTGGCCGCTGCGTCTCGCTCTGGCCGGATTTTTCATCCGCCTTCCGGTAATCCTGTACCTGGCGATAAAAAGCGCTTTCACCGGAGGGGTAGTGACACTTTTCGGCGACAGCAATCTGGTCTTCATGGTCAGCTATTACGCTCAGCAGGCTTTTCTGGGCACTTTTGGCCCGATCCAGAACTCGCACCTCCAGCCGGGTTTTTACGGCTACAGTCTGGTCAACTGGCTTTTCGGGGCGCTGCATTACCTGTTCGGTTATTCCCCGTTCCTGGCCATGCTGGCCAATGTCCTGATGAGCGTTCTGTCGGGCTGGCTGGTGTTCCTGATCACCCTGCGCCTGACCGGCCGGACGGAAATCGCGAGCCTGGCTCTGGGCCTGACCATATTCATGCCCAGCCAGATCTTATGGTCAATCAACCTGCTGAAAGAGCCGACCATCACCCTGAGCCTGACTTTCATCCTCTACCTTTTCGTGGAAATGATCGCCCGCCGCCACTGGTGGCGCCTTCTGCCTATAGTGGCTCTCTGCCTGCCCCTGGGTCAGATGCGACCCCAGACCCACCTTCTGGCCCTGGGTACAGTCGGGCTGGGCTGTGTGCTGTTCATCCCGCGGCGGGTCTGGCCGGGAGTTTCCATTCTGGCAGCGGGGGGCATGGCCCTGGCGGTCAAGCTTGGCCCGTCGCGCATCGAGCAGCTCATCCGGCAGGTACAGGCGAGCATAATTGGCTACCAGAACGGCTTCATCTCCACCGGGGGATCGTATTACGTGGCGATCCCGTACCGCCTCAGCTATTTAGGCCAGGGCGGCGATGGCGGGCCGATGACCGCCGTGGAGACGGTCCAGACTTATGTAAAATCCATCTATTATTATCTGGCCAGCCCCATTCTGACCCGCAACCTCAACCTGTCCAAGATAGTCATAGCTCCACAGATAATCCTCTGGCTGGCCCTGCTGGTTTTCTGTTTCGTGCCGGGAGCGCTCTGGCTGTTGCGCTACCGGAAACGTGAATCCGGCATCCTTCTTCTGTTCCTGGCCATCTTCACCTCGGCGATGGCGCTGTTCACCGGCAACGAGGGCGCGGCGCTGCGCCAGCGCGATGTGCTCACTCCGATCTTCTTCATCCCGATAGCGGTGGGTTATTACAACCTGACCGGCTGGTGCAGCCGACGAAAGCGGCCCCGCGCGAAAGTTTTAGATCTCGATTCAACCTCCAACAACCAACCTGTCCCGGAGACCTGA
- a CDS encoding SIS domain-containing protein yields MTVFIDEVNAQPRALRRLADFYSSVGAARLAAWHGLAGSSRELTFIGMGTSEHAAWLVHDRLAAAGPHPLILDAGEFLHYQLESFPRQGLFVLLSQSGESVETKQVTLALPRERTVVLTNSETSSMARAAGLCLPLLADPERSITNQTYLNTLGLLYLMAGGATGRLHTVADSLEPGLDPGRVSAAAEFIQPADCLHVIARGPSLAAARQLGLTLMEGARCKAAAFAAGAFRHGPFEVAGPGHQAIVMAARGRTESLCLGLAAELAAKGSRVLLLTDCESTPAGPNLFELRVPYHGEEHLFPLALAMVQAHLLDNIARLRGYEAGVFHSISKVTTKE; encoded by the coding sequence ATGACTGTTTTCATCGATGAGGTCAACGCCCAGCCGCGGGCGCTGCGGCGCCTGGCCGATTTCTACAGTTCCGTGGGCGCCGCGCGTCTGGCGGCCTGGCACGGCCTGGCCGGCTCCAGCCGGGAGCTGACATTTATCGGCATGGGGACCAGCGAGCACGCCGCCTGGCTCGTCCACGACCGTCTGGCCGCGGCCGGGCCTCACCCGCTGATCCTGGACGCCGGGGAATTCCTGCACTACCAGCTCGAATCTTTCCCCAGGCAGGGACTGTTCGTTCTGCTGTCCCAGAGCGGCGAGTCCGTGGAGACAAAGCAGGTCACCCTGGCCCTGCCCAGGGAGCGCACGGTGGTGCTTACCAACTCCGAGACCAGCAGCATGGCCCGCGCGGCCGGGCTCTGCCTGCCGCTGCTGGCCGACCCCGAGCGCTCGATCACCAACCAGACCTACCTCAACACCCTGGGGCTTCTGTACCTGATGGCGGGCGGGGCGACCGGGCGCCTGCACACGGTGGCTGACAGCCTGGAGCCGGGCCTCGACCCGGGCCGGGTGAGCGCGGCGGCGGAATTCATCCAGCCGGCCGACTGCCTGCACGTGATCGCCCGGGGGCCGTCCCTGGCCGCGGCGCGCCAGCTGGGGCTCACCCTGATGGAGGGGGCGCGCTGCAAGGCCGCGGCCTTTGCCGCCGGGGCGTTCCGTCACGGGCCGTTCGAGGTGGCCGGGCCGGGCCACCAGGCCATTGTGATGGCCGCGCGGGGACGGACCGAAAGCCTGTGCCTGGGTCTGGCCGCCGAGCTGGCCGCCAAGGGCAGCCGGGTGTTGCTGCTCACCGACTGCGAAAGTACGCCCGCCGGCCCCAACCTGTTCGAGCTGCGCGTGCCGTATCATGGAGAAGAGCACTTGTTCCCGCTCGCCCTGGCTATGGTGCAGGCGCACCTGCTGGACAACATCGCCCGCCTGCGCGGCTACGAGGCGGGGGTGTTCCACTCGATCAGCAAGGTGACGACAAAGGAATAG
- a CDS encoding NAD(P)-dependent oxidoreductase: protein MKTGFAGLGLMGASMAGHLVRAGLEVAVYNRTREKALPLEKAGAVVCDSPAALGRLCDVVMLCVSDTPDVRQVVLGEDGVASGMAPGGLIVDHSTISPTASREIAAELAARGIGFVDAPVSGGTSGAAEGTLVTMMGGRDSDIARAREVVRHYTSRAVHVGPVGHGQLMKCCNQVVTGLHVIALAEGFRFARGLGLDEKTAWETLDSGAATSFIWRKWGGLLKEGDLRPGFKIGLHLKDLRLALLECERAGVELPGLKLTEHQFEKAVEMGLGELGDQALVKILEPGGRA, encoded by the coding sequence ATGAAAACAGGGTTCGCCGGTCTGGGGCTGATGGGCGCGTCGATGGCCGGCCATCTGGTGCGCGCCGGCCTGGAGGTGGCGGTGTACAACCGCACGCGTGAGAAAGCTCTGCCCCTGGAAAAGGCCGGGGCGGTTGTCTGCGACAGCCCGGCCGCGCTGGGCCGGCTCTGCGATGTGGTCATGCTCTGTGTGAGCGACACGCCGGATGTGCGCCAGGTGGTGCTGGGTGAGGATGGAGTGGCCTCAGGCATGGCCCCCGGCGGGCTGATTGTCGACCACTCTACGATCAGTCCCACGGCCAGCCGCGAGATCGCCGCCGAACTGGCCGCACGCGGGATCGGCTTTGTGGACGCCCCGGTGTCGGGCGGCACCAGCGGCGCGGCCGAGGGCACCCTGGTGACAATGATGGGCGGACGGGACTCTGACATCGCGCGCGCCCGCGAGGTGGTCCGGCATTACACCAGCCGCGCCGTGCATGTGGGCCCGGTCGGCCACGGCCAGTTGATGAAATGCTGCAATCAGGTGGTGACCGGCCTGCACGTGATCGCCCTGGCCGAGGGGTTCCGGTTCGCCCGCGGCCTGGGCCTGGATGAGAAAACCGCCTGGGAGACCCTGGACAGCGGCGCGGCCACCAGTTTCATCTGGCGCAAGTGGGGCGGACTGCTCAAAGAGGGCGACCTTCGCCCCGGGTTCAAGATCGGCCTGCACCTGAAAGACCTGCGCCTGGCCCTTCTGGAGTGCGAGCGCGCCGGGGTGGAGCTGCCCGGACTCAAGCTCACCGAGCATCAGTTCGAGAAAGCGGTCGAGATGGGATTGGGCGAGCTGGGGGACCAGGCCCTGGTGAAAATCCTCGAACCCGGGGGAAGAGCCTGA